The following are encoded in a window of Camelus ferus isolate YT-003-E chromosome 20, BCGSAC_Cfer_1.0, whole genome shotgun sequence genomic DNA:
- the LOC102524608 gene encoding histone H2B type 1-C/E/F/G/I — protein MPEPAKSAPAPKKGSKKAVTKAQKKDGKKRKRSRKESYSVYVYKVLKQVHPDTGISSKAMGIMNSFVNDIFERIAGEASRLAHYNKRSTITSREIQTAVRLLLPGELAKHAVSEGTKAVTKYTSSK, from the coding sequence ATGCCTGAGCCAGCTAAGTCCGCTCCTGCTCCGAAAAAGGGCTCGAAGAAGGCTGTGACCAAGGCGCAGAAGAAGGATGGCAAGAAGCGCAAGCGCAGCCGCAAAGAGAGCTACTCCGTGTACGTGTACAAGGTGCTGAAGCAGGTCCACCCGGACACTGGCATCTCGTCCAAGGCTATGGGCATCATGAACTCGTTCGTCAACGACATCTTCGAGCGCATCGCGGGCGAGGCATCGCGCCTGGCGCATTACAACAAGCGCTCGACCATCACGTCCCGGGAGATCCAGACGGCCGTGCGCCTGCTGCTTCCCGGGGAGCTGGCCAAACACGCCGTGTCCGAGGGCACCAAGGCCGTCACCAAGTACACCAGCTCCAAGTAA
- the HFE gene encoding hereditary hemochromatosis protein isoform X3: MGPRARPALLLLILLRTVDTQGRPRLPLSPGSHSLRYLFMGASEPDLGLPLFEALGFVDDQLFVSYDHESRRVEPRTPWVWGQATSQLWLQLSQSLKGWDHMFIVDFWTIMDNHNHSKVPKLGLWPESHTLQVILGCEVHADNSTRGFWKYGYDGQDHLEFCPETLDWRAAEPQAWATKLEWEVNKIRSKQNRAYLERDCPEQLRRLLELGRGVLGQQAPPLVKVSHHVTSAVTTLRCQALNFYPQHITMRWLKDRQPLDAKDAEPENVLPNGDGTYQGWVALAVLPGEEQRYTCQVEHPGLEQPLTASWEPSLSGTLVIGIISGIAVCVIIFTGISFRVLKRRQSSMLFEECRYFEAKSLLLFSEPKSSRE, translated from the exons ATGGGCCCGCGAGCCCGGCCGGCGCTTCTCCTACTGATCCTCCTGCGGACAGTGGACACGCAGGGGCGACCGCGGC tccccctctccccagggtcACACTCCCTGCGCTACCTCTTCATGGGTGCCTCAGAGCCAGACCTGGGGCTGCCCCTGTTTGAGGCCTTGGGCTTCGTGGACGACCAGCTCTTCGTGTCCTATGATCATGAGAGTCGCCGGGTGGAGCCTCGCACCCCGTGGGTCTGGGGTCAGGCCACCAGCCAGCTGTGGCTGCAGCTGAGCCAGAGCCTGAAAGGGTGGGATCACATGTTCATCGTCGACTTCTGGACCATCATGGACAACCACAATCACAGCAAGG TACCGAAGCTGGGGCTGTGGCCAGAGTCCCACACCCTGCAGGTGATCCTGGGCTGTGAGGTGCACGCAGACAACAGCACCAGAGGTTTCTGGAAGTACGGGTATGACGGGCAGGACCATCTTGAATTCTGCCCCGAGACGCTGGATTGGAGAGCggcagagccccaggcctgggccacCAAGCTGGAGTGGGAAGTGAACAAGATTCGGTCCAAGCAGAACCGGGCCTACCTGGAGAGGGACTGCCCCGAGCAGCTGCGGCGGTtgctggagctggggagaggggttcTGGGTCAGCAAG CACCTCCTTTGGTGAAAGTGTCTCATCACGTGACCTCGGCAGTGACCACTCTACGGTGTCAGGCTCTGAACTTCTACCCCCAGCACATCACCATGAGGTGGTTGAAGGACAGGCAGCCACTGGATGCCAAGGACGCGGAGCCTGAGAATGTGCTGCCCAACGGGGATGGGACCTACCAGGGCTGGGTGGCTTTGGCTGTGCTCCCTGGGGAAGAACAGAGATACACCTGCCAGGTGGAGCACCCAGGCCTGGAGCAGCCCCTCACTGCCTCCTGGG AGCCCTCGCTGTCTGGCACCCTGGTCATTGGAATCATCAGCGGGATCGCTGTGTGTGTCATCATCTTTACTGGAATTTCGTTCAGAGTCTTAAAGAGAAGGCAGTCTTCGA TGCTGTTTGAGGAATGCAGGTACTTTGAGGCTAAGTCACTGCTGCTATTCTCAGAACCCAAGTCTAGTAGGGAATGA
- the HFE gene encoding hereditary hemochromatosis protein isoform X1 translates to MGPRARPALLLLILLRTVDTQGRPRLPLSPGSHSLRYLFMGASEPDLGLPLFEALGFVDDQLFVSYDHESRRVEPRTPWVWGQATSQLWLQLSQSLKGWDHMFIVDFWTIMDNHNHSKVPKLGLWPESHTLQVILGCEVHADNSTRGFWKYGYDGQDHLEFCPETLDWRAAEPQAWATKLEWEVNKIRSKQNRAYLERDCPEQLRRLLELGRGVLGQQAPPLVKVSHHVTSAVTTLRCQALNFYPQHITMRWLKDRQPLDAKDAEPENVLPNGDGTYQGWVALAVLPGEEQRYTCQVEHPGLEQPLTASWEPSLSGTLVIGIISGIAVCVIIFTGISFRVLKRRQSSICISPLGRSMVLGEQGQTEASSCRALEAFGMEEPRGTTSWLNVNEVQLADPKWGGDMI, encoded by the exons ATGGGCCCGCGAGCCCGGCCGGCGCTTCTCCTACTGATCCTCCTGCGGACAGTGGACACGCAGGGGCGACCGCGGC tccccctctccccagggtcACACTCCCTGCGCTACCTCTTCATGGGTGCCTCAGAGCCAGACCTGGGGCTGCCCCTGTTTGAGGCCTTGGGCTTCGTGGACGACCAGCTCTTCGTGTCCTATGATCATGAGAGTCGCCGGGTGGAGCCTCGCACCCCGTGGGTCTGGGGTCAGGCCACCAGCCAGCTGTGGCTGCAGCTGAGCCAGAGCCTGAAAGGGTGGGATCACATGTTCATCGTCGACTTCTGGACCATCATGGACAACCACAATCACAGCAAGG TACCGAAGCTGGGGCTGTGGCCAGAGTCCCACACCCTGCAGGTGATCCTGGGCTGTGAGGTGCACGCAGACAACAGCACCAGAGGTTTCTGGAAGTACGGGTATGACGGGCAGGACCATCTTGAATTCTGCCCCGAGACGCTGGATTGGAGAGCggcagagccccaggcctgggccacCAAGCTGGAGTGGGAAGTGAACAAGATTCGGTCCAAGCAGAACCGGGCCTACCTGGAGAGGGACTGCCCCGAGCAGCTGCGGCGGTtgctggagctggggagaggggttcTGGGTCAGCAAG CACCTCCTTTGGTGAAAGTGTCTCATCACGTGACCTCGGCAGTGACCACTCTACGGTGTCAGGCTCTGAACTTCTACCCCCAGCACATCACCATGAGGTGGTTGAAGGACAGGCAGCCACTGGATGCCAAGGACGCGGAGCCTGAGAATGTGCTGCCCAACGGGGATGGGACCTACCAGGGCTGGGTGGCTTTGGCTGTGCTCCCTGGGGAAGAACAGAGATACACCTGCCAGGTGGAGCACCCAGGCCTGGAGCAGCCCCTCACTGCCTCCTGGG AGCCCTCGCTGTCTGGCACCCTGGTCATTGGAATCATCAGCGGGATCGCTGTGTGTGTCATCATCTTTACTGGAATTTCGTTCAGAGTCTTAAAGAGAAGGCAGTCTTCGA TCTGCATTTCTCCTCTCGGAAGATCCATGGTGTTGGGGGAACAGGGGCAGACAGAAGCCAGCTCCTGCAGAGCCCTGGAGGCCTTTGGGATG GAGGAGCCTCGGGGGACTACGTCTTGGCTGAACGTGAATGAAGTGCAGCTTGCAGACCCCAAGTGGGGTGGAGACATGATTTGA
- the H1-6 gene encoding histone H1t, with product MSETAPVAPADPVLAPMEKPPVKKRGRKPVALTGASQKTTNPSVSKLIIEALSMSQERAGMSLAALKKALAAAGYDVEKNNSRIKLGLKSLVTKGILVQTRGTGASGSFKLSRKAAPEPTKVRKPASTKAKKLVLSRDVKSPKSAKSNKTAKKPRATTAQKAARSGRKAKGAKAKQQRKSPAKARAGNLNKTGNPKLTQQKSSSRRATKK from the coding sequence ATGTCTGAGACAGCACCAGTGGCTCCAGCCGACCCGGTTCTAGCTCCCATGGAAAAACCTCCGGTTAAGAAGCGAGGCAGGAAGCCGGTTGCCTTGACGGGTGCGAGTCAAAAGACTACAAACCCTTCGGTGTCCAAGCTGATCATCGAGGCCCTTTCGATGTCCCAGGAAAGAGCTGGCATGTCCCTGGCCGCGCTGAAGAAGGCGTTGGCAGCCGCGGGCTATGatgtagagaaaaataacagCCGTATTAAGTTGGGTCTCAAGAGTTTGGTGACTAAGGGGATCCTGGTGCAGACTAGGGGTACTGGTGCCTCCGGCTCTTTCAAGCTCAGTAGAAAGGCTGCTCCTGAGCCTACCAAGGTTAGAAAGCCTGCTTCTACCAAGGCCAAGAAGCTGGTCTTATCTAGAGACGTGAAGTCTCCAAAGAGTGCCAAGAGCAACAAGACCGCTAAAAAGCCTAGGGCAACAACGGCTCAGAAAGCGGCTCGGAGCGGCAGGAAAGCGAAAGGAGCGAAGGCCAAACAACAACGGAAGAGTCCAGCAAAGGCCAGGGCAGGGAatcttaataaaactgggaaTCCGAAGTTGACCCAGCAGAAATCAAGTTCTAGGAGGGCAACCAAGAAGTAA
- the LOC106729282 gene encoding histone H2A type 1-C, with the protein MSGRGKQGGKARAKAKSRSSRAGLQFPVGRVHRLLRKGNYAERVGAGAPVYLAAVLEYLTAEILELAGNAARDNKKTRIIPRHLQLAIRNDEELNKLLGRVTIAQGGVLPNIQAVLLPKKTESHHKAKGK; encoded by the coding sequence ATGTCTGGACGTGGTAAGCAAGGAGGGAAAGCTCGGGCTAAGGCGAAGTCTCGCTCCTCGCGTGCCGGTCTTCAGTTCCCTGTGGGCCGAGTGCACCGCCTGCTCCGCAAGGGCAACTACGCCGAGCGCGTCGGGGCCGGCGCGCCGGTGTACCTGGCGGCGGTGCTGGAGTACCTAACGGCCGAGATCCTGGAGCTGGCGGGCAACGCGGCCCGCGACAACAAGAAGACGCGTATCATCCCGCGCCACCTGCAGTTGGCAATCCGCAACGACGAGGAGCTCAACAAGCTACTGGGCCGCGTGACCATCGCTCAGGGCGGCGTCCTGCCCAACATCCAGGCCGTGCTGCTGCCTAAAAAGACGGAGAGCCACCACAAGGCTAAGGGCAAGTGA
- the HFE gene encoding hereditary hemochromatosis protein isoform X4, with amino-acid sequence MGPRARPALLLLILLRTVDTQGRPRLPLSPGSHSLRYLFMGASEPDLGLPLFEALGFVDDQLFVSYDHESRRVEPRTPWVWGQATSQLWLQLSQSLKGWDHMFIVDFWTIMDNHNHSKVPKLGLWPESHTLQVILGCEVHADNSTRGFWKYGYDGQDHLEFCPETLDWRAAEPQAWATKLEWEVNKIRSKQNRAYLERDCPEQLRRLLELGRGVLGQQAPPLVKVSHHVTSAVTTLRCQALNFYPQHITMRWLKDRQPLDAKDAEPENVLPNGDGTYQGWVALAVLPGEEQRYTCQVEHPGLEQPLTASWEPSLSGTLVIGIISGIAVCVIIFTGISFRVLKRRQSSRGASGDYVLAERE; translated from the exons ATGGGCCCGCGAGCCCGGCCGGCGCTTCTCCTACTGATCCTCCTGCGGACAGTGGACACGCAGGGGCGACCGCGGC tccccctctccccagggtcACACTCCCTGCGCTACCTCTTCATGGGTGCCTCAGAGCCAGACCTGGGGCTGCCCCTGTTTGAGGCCTTGGGCTTCGTGGACGACCAGCTCTTCGTGTCCTATGATCATGAGAGTCGCCGGGTGGAGCCTCGCACCCCGTGGGTCTGGGGTCAGGCCACCAGCCAGCTGTGGCTGCAGCTGAGCCAGAGCCTGAAAGGGTGGGATCACATGTTCATCGTCGACTTCTGGACCATCATGGACAACCACAATCACAGCAAGG TACCGAAGCTGGGGCTGTGGCCAGAGTCCCACACCCTGCAGGTGATCCTGGGCTGTGAGGTGCACGCAGACAACAGCACCAGAGGTTTCTGGAAGTACGGGTATGACGGGCAGGACCATCTTGAATTCTGCCCCGAGACGCTGGATTGGAGAGCggcagagccccaggcctgggccacCAAGCTGGAGTGGGAAGTGAACAAGATTCGGTCCAAGCAGAACCGGGCCTACCTGGAGAGGGACTGCCCCGAGCAGCTGCGGCGGTtgctggagctggggagaggggttcTGGGTCAGCAAG CACCTCCTTTGGTGAAAGTGTCTCATCACGTGACCTCGGCAGTGACCACTCTACGGTGTCAGGCTCTGAACTTCTACCCCCAGCACATCACCATGAGGTGGTTGAAGGACAGGCAGCCACTGGATGCCAAGGACGCGGAGCCTGAGAATGTGCTGCCCAACGGGGATGGGACCTACCAGGGCTGGGTGGCTTTGGCTGTGCTCCCTGGGGAAGAACAGAGATACACCTGCCAGGTGGAGCACCCAGGCCTGGAGCAGCCCCTCACTGCCTCCTGGG AGCCCTCGCTGTCTGGCACCCTGGTCATTGGAATCATCAGCGGGATCGCTGTGTGTGTCATCATCTTTACTGGAATTTCGTTCAGAGTCTTAAAGAGAAGGCAGTCTTCGA GAGGAGCCTCGGGGGACTACGTCTTGGCTGAACGTGAATGA
- the HFE gene encoding hereditary hemochromatosis protein isoform X2, translating into MGPRARPALLLLILLRTVDTQGRPRLPLSPGSHSLRYLFMGASEPDLGLPLFEALGFVDDQLFVSYDHESRRVEPRTPWVWGQATSQLWLQLSQSLKGWDHMFIVDFWTIMDNHNHSKVPKLGLWPESHTLQVILGCEVHADNSTRGFWKYGYDGQDHLEFCPETLDWRAAEPQAWATKLEWEVNKIRSKQNRAYLERDCPEQLRRLLELGRGVLGQQAPPLVKVSHHVTSAVTTLRCQALNFYPQHITMRWLKDRQPLDAKDAEPENVLPNGDGTYQGWVALAVLPGEEQRYTCQVEHPGLEQPLTASWEPSLSGTLVIGIISGIAVCVIIFTGISFRVLKRRQSSMLFEECSLHFSSRKIHGVGGTGADRSQLLQSPGGLWDGGASGDYVLAERE; encoded by the exons ATGGGCCCGCGAGCCCGGCCGGCGCTTCTCCTACTGATCCTCCTGCGGACAGTGGACACGCAGGGGCGACCGCGGC tccccctctccccagggtcACACTCCCTGCGCTACCTCTTCATGGGTGCCTCAGAGCCAGACCTGGGGCTGCCCCTGTTTGAGGCCTTGGGCTTCGTGGACGACCAGCTCTTCGTGTCCTATGATCATGAGAGTCGCCGGGTGGAGCCTCGCACCCCGTGGGTCTGGGGTCAGGCCACCAGCCAGCTGTGGCTGCAGCTGAGCCAGAGCCTGAAAGGGTGGGATCACATGTTCATCGTCGACTTCTGGACCATCATGGACAACCACAATCACAGCAAGG TACCGAAGCTGGGGCTGTGGCCAGAGTCCCACACCCTGCAGGTGATCCTGGGCTGTGAGGTGCACGCAGACAACAGCACCAGAGGTTTCTGGAAGTACGGGTATGACGGGCAGGACCATCTTGAATTCTGCCCCGAGACGCTGGATTGGAGAGCggcagagccccaggcctgggccacCAAGCTGGAGTGGGAAGTGAACAAGATTCGGTCCAAGCAGAACCGGGCCTACCTGGAGAGGGACTGCCCCGAGCAGCTGCGGCGGTtgctggagctggggagaggggttcTGGGTCAGCAAG CACCTCCTTTGGTGAAAGTGTCTCATCACGTGACCTCGGCAGTGACCACTCTACGGTGTCAGGCTCTGAACTTCTACCCCCAGCACATCACCATGAGGTGGTTGAAGGACAGGCAGCCACTGGATGCCAAGGACGCGGAGCCTGAGAATGTGCTGCCCAACGGGGATGGGACCTACCAGGGCTGGGTGGCTTTGGCTGTGCTCCCTGGGGAAGAACAGAGATACACCTGCCAGGTGGAGCACCCAGGCCTGGAGCAGCCCCTCACTGCCTCCTGGG AGCCCTCGCTGTCTGGCACCCTGGTCATTGGAATCATCAGCGGGATCGCTGTGTGTGTCATCATCTTTACTGGAATTTCGTTCAGAGTCTTAAAGAGAAGGCAGTCTTCGA TGCTGTTTGAGGAATGCAG TCTGCATTTCTCCTCTCGGAAGATCCATGGTGTTGGGGGAACAGGGGCAGACAGAAGCCAGCTCCTGCAGAGCCCTGGAGGCCTTTGGGATG GAGGAGCCTCGGGGGACTACGTCTTGGCTGAACGTGAATGA